One Salvia miltiorrhiza cultivar Shanhuang (shh) chromosome 6, IMPLAD_Smil_shh, whole genome shotgun sequence genomic window, CTTAATGCTTGATATGAacatgaaaaggaaaaagaatcaAAATCTCAAGCACAAATACATACTAAAACTTCTCCATCTCAGATATAATACAGAGATCGAAAGCAAAGAATCGAAATTGCAGGTTAAATATGAAACGAATCTGATCTTATATTCCTCAACCACAAATTTTATCAATTGACATTTTGTGGCAAAACACACAAGCAATGCAAGTTTGGATTAGAAGAATAATCGAAAAacgcaaataaataaataaaaagagaaTTATACATGGAGCGGGGAGTGGAGAGAGACAGAGATTGCGATTTGCGGTGAGAGGGAGAGCCCAAGAAAGCTCCGCCGCCttcggaggcggcggcggatttCTTCCTGCCCTGAGACGGCGAATGCATAATCAACGATGACAAGCTTCTCTTCGTCGACGATGATAATCCCCCTTGACTCGTCATCACTTACGATTAACAATAACTCACCTCCTCCTACAGATTCAACAATTGGTGAAATTCAAAACCGACGATGAAATCGGGATCGAAAGGATTGCATGCATGCAAAATGGATTGAAATTACCAGGCGTGAGCAAGGTGTATTAACCGTGAAAATGGCGATTGCTACGAGCCAAAGAGGCAGGCTTGATGATggaaattatttttctttttctttcttttatttttatttttatttttttggttttgtttatTGTTTCTGGGAATTAGTTTGGTTGTTTAGTTTGTTGGGAATTGTTTCATGATGATGCATGAAAGGAgaagatttctttttcttaaaaaaaatgttgtttTTTTAATATGCATTAATTTCTTTGCAAATGTTCTACTTTCTAAactttctaaaaaaataataattaataattaaatactgTCGGTATTTTAAGTTATCGGTTATGCTAGTGTTTCTGTAGTAATGTAAGTATTTGGATTTTATGAGTATTttgtttaaaattttgattacaTTATTAATCATATAAttgtatatcaaaataaaatgtCTTTTTCATCAACGATAAATCAATTACTACGGCCATTTTATCAATTACTATGCTGTGGAAAATTAGTTACGTATGTCACATTTATTACTTATATTGCTCTCTGATAAAATTTTAAGATGTCAATACAAGTAGATCAACTTTTGTAAGAAATTAATGCACTTTTCCTTTGTGAGTTGATTAATGCATTTTTGTAATTGTAGACTGTGTAATATATATTCTCTTGGGCTATAGTAAAAAATGTAAACCATGATTCAGCTATTACATGGGCCCTGTATAATAATTTTCTTAGTTGGgccttataaaaataatttatatgatattAATTGACGTGTTGTGGAGATATTACCATCCCTAGCAAACGAGTATATGACTTGGGAAACGacataatatatgattataaCTCTAAAGTAGATCTCAATGAGGGGTAGCTTAAGTGGTAAAGCTGTGATACTCAAAGACTCTCTTTTATAAGAGGTTTTggattcaattaaaaaaaaactataaaatagataaaatatcaaaatttataatatattaaaaagacaacTTTCAGTTTGaagtcaattttaaaattgattggtgttttttttattataataaaattaaaaattcatttataaactagtattttttttactttaatttcctttttattctcattttttattttatttattttcaaaaattgtgaaattcgaccgattataaaatatttgatatgcatatcaaattaaaaatcaaacaaagattttattgatactatattttaaggagttgtagattaatgttttaagtgtgtaataataaagtgataaagtaggagagagaaaataataaagtgataaagtaagaaagagaaggtaataaagtgataaagtaggagagataatgtaataaagaaatacttaattagtgttaattaagtgtttaaaattccttatttttgtcaaatatagaaatgtagcatcttcgttgggacggcccaaaaaggaatatgtagcatcttgggcgggacggagggggTATTTTTTTCCTCATCTCTTATCTTTTTCCCTATTTAGTTTTTTCCCCTTAATCTTTtactttttcataatatcaatttttattattttagtatttttcttatatttagctgatcaaatatatttagtcaaaattattttttattatatttataatattttatacgatcattgagttggtatcaattatatatttgaaaaaatactccctccgtccatcaatTCATGTcatactttcctttttggtctgtccgcTAATTCATGTCCTACccatttttagtaattatttatatattttttaattggtgggtcccaataaacaatacactttttctccactcaactaatacaCAATACACTTTCTGGGTCGCTTTCTCCACTCAgttaataaacaatacactttttcttaaaattcgtattTCCTCCCCTAAGTcgtgaattagtggacggagggagtataaaaatattttccaaatGCTAGTTAAGATAAAAAGGCGAAGATGTTAATTTAAAGTAGTAATCGTGAGCATCTTAGAACCCTAGATCCAAAGCAATGAAGATCCGTTCCCTCCAACCAAAGAAACAAAACccttttcaaaatctttaaaaCCGAAGCAAAGCATCGTTTTCAAAATCGTGGAGGAATTGATCCAAGGCAGAGGCAAGGATGTTGGATTGGGCTCCGATTCTAATCGGGTTGTTCCTATTCGTTCTTCTGTCTCCGGGGGTCCTGTTTCAGATACCGGGCTGTACCCGACCCGTCGAGTTCGGCAACTTCACCACCAACGGCAAGGCGATCATGATCCACActctcattttttttggaatttttacTATTCTCATTATGGCATTGCGTCTTCACATATACATGGGCTAGCTACCTCTATTTatgtaattatatatttttttactaattttttcatctatatatatgtttttgTAAGTCTGTTTAAATGGAGCAAATTGTGGCATGCATCTTCATTATCTAGCTCCTATGGGTGTTGTTATTTGAGATATTGTAATTTCAAGGACAATTTTTAGATTTGCCACAATATTTTTGCAATTTTCACGTGTTATGTGGATTGTAGTGTTGGAtttgatatttttcaaaaaattcatCACGAATTAATAAATTGTCCAATATATATATCCataacaatatgaaatagaGTAATAATCATTGAGTTATTAGAGTGCAcctataatataatataagatgAATATACATTATTTTTGCTAAATTTAATTATCATGAACACAAAAAATATTGGAGCGCATATTAATGAAATTTAGtctttgattaaaaaaaacgTTTTTAAATGATATACATGGATAATACtatcaaaccaaaaaaaaacacacatacaTCATTAGAAGCTATAATTTCTAACTCATCCttgtaataataaaaaaaaaattctacaaTCTGattaaagatataaaaaatagccgtttagaaaaaaaaaaaaaaggatatgAAAAATAGTGGAATATAGCATGTAACTCAATATATAAAATCCAACTTTTGTTCCGatccaaaaaaacaaaaataatttttattgaatCACAAAGCCGAAATATTTAAATTCCAATTTCTTAAATTGTCATAAAATATGGGCATTTGAGAAATCAAAGAAGTCAAATTTGTTTCACATTGCAGCCCTCGACTCTACATATACATTTACAATTTTTACTTTACATGGGCTTCAAAGGTTTCATGACTATTTCGTTTCTCGTAACaaaaaaagagagggaaaaaaaaaacttaaaaatagaAAGCAAAACACTTTGCCAAAAAGCACAATCATCCAATAAAAATTGAACATTTGAAATTAATCTTACCAAACGAGGAAACTGCTCATTTTAACTTTTCTTATCTATTTtccttaataaaattatatttcatcGGCCTCAAAAAAGAATGGTTTCATCTCTTGGTCAGTTGTTCCATGTAACTAGATTCATAGTTTCTTTAGGATTCATTTGGTACGGGTGATTATGATGTATTATAATATATCCATGACATCTTAATATtttgtttgataaaaaataatatgaaacaCACA contains:
- the LOC130987832 gene encoding uncharacterized protein LOC130987832, coding for MLDWAPILIGLFLFVLLSPGVLFQIPGCTRPVEFGNFTTNGKAIMIHTLIFFGIFTILIMALRLHIYMG